Genomic DNA from Triticum dicoccoides isolate Atlit2015 ecotype Zavitan chromosome 4B, WEW_v2.0, whole genome shotgun sequence:
tatgaggggatgataaataaaaaatactgattataaattttgaagagcccgtggcaacgcacgggcgttatactagtGTACATTATTTGTCTTTTAGATTAAGCCCATACACTCTACGAAATTAGTTAAACATTGCACAATACATCTCCATGTTCTGAACCATTGCTCCATGCATTTTTTCTTCAGTTGCCATTATCTTTACTCAATGTAGACTAAGCATATGTACCTTGTCCTGCTGTACGAAAACTGAGAACAGAGGCATGTAAAAAAACTGAGAACAGAGGCAGCAATTTTTCTATATTGGTGAATCAAACCAGTTAAGCACTGGACAATGCATATCCCTGTTCTGAACCATTGATACATGCATTTTTTTACTCCTCTGAAATCACCTCCTCTGAAAACAAACAGTCAAGTACTATAAGGACCCTGATAAGGTTGTTTTAGATTCAGTTTACATCACACCCTGAAAGCTGGCATGGCGTTTGACTATATGGGCATTATTCTCCAGCAAAATACAATGCTTCCGTAATAGAAGGCTATAACTCAAGATTAATGTAAACAGGAACCCAAGCCTGAGTACACCTAAATAACAGCTAAAATAATAGAAGACAATAAATCAGAACTTTCTAGTGGGTTTTAGGCAATCAAGTTCAGGTGTAAACGACAACCACATGCATGCAGCAACTAAAGCAAGATCATCATGTGCCTTTTCATGTGCCTTTTCATCATTTTCCTTACCTCGGATTCAGGTAAGGAAAATGGAACAATGTAGGCATAACTGATAATGCAGTTTTTAAATCGATCATCTAGCCTTCTTTTTTAGGCATAAAATAGATGGGCTTGTCAATGTGAAATCCACATATGTGAAATCTGGACATTTGCTCTGTCTTTTGCTGTTCTGATGCATGCAAATTTGTTCAGCAGCATATATGTTATGCTTTGCTTGCTGACATTCTATTTTGAACAGTGTTTTGCTGCAGTTACCAAGCAGAAAAGAGAACCAAAAACTACCGCATTGATATTTGTCTAGTTTTCCAAAAGAGAACCTGGGTATTGTCTAGCTTTATTTCCTTTCATATTTATCAGAGGTGAAAGGTTCTCAAATTGTAAATGTTTTCTGCATTCATTATGCCCGTACATTCCAGAAACTTGCCATTTCCTTTCATTATGCTACTCGTGCTCTCTTCTGGCTATTGAGCTTGCGCGCTTGGCCGGCGAGGACGACCACGATGCCGTGGAGGGCAGCACCACGGCAACGAGTACGACAGTACCGAGGTGACCGCGCAATCCTCAACCAGACCAAGGAGTACATACTCGCATGAAACAGAGAGCCCGGCGATTTGACGGCCAACCAAATGTAGAGACAATTTACCTGGGGAGAATTATCCATGGGTGGCAGCTACCCAGGGATGAGGCGGGGATTATACCTGGCCAtccctcgggccgggccgggcctagccaatcccgacgcaaaaaacccaggcccAAGCCTGGCCCGTATGTGTAAAGGCCGGGCCCCTTTGGTAAATCGCAAAAACAGACGGGCCCGGGCCCAGGGCGGGAGCAGCGTCaggccgggtcgggctttttcgggccgggctgcccatggccaggtatagCGGGGATCCTCGCGACTTTTCCCTGTTCACCAAACAAGCCCTTATGGTTGCTAAGAATAAGCTATATATTTCCCTAATTGAGTTAATGCTCCCATAGACCCAGACTTATAGTCATTATCAAGATTAACCATGTATGTGTGCAACAGTCCCACCTTATATAGTGATACTTTTCATGCACATATGTATAAGCAAGGACATTGATGCTTAGTCAAAAGAAAGATGCAGAATATTCAATTTGAATAGACTAATAAGAGCATGTAGATTCAATGCTGCTCAGCAAAAATTACAACATGTTTCCCACAGCTTCTTGAAAGTGACATTACAACATGTTTGCTACAGGAAAAAATTGAATAGACTAATGATGGTTTCCCACAGCTTCTTGAAAGTGACATTACAACATGTTTTCTACAGGAAAAATTGCAGCAATCCTGACAATTTATCAAGCAGATAGCATAATCACACAGCTGTTGTTAAAATGGTAGTATGAAGGAAAACAGCAACATCCAGGGAAATAACATAATCAAGACTAGTAATAACCGGTTTCCTTAAAGAAGCAATGGCCAAAATATTCCCTCTTTACTATTTGTTGCCACAGccacttttcattttctttttcatcACCAACCAGAATACAACTTCTTGCAGATTCATTTAAGAAACAAAAAATCATGCTGGTCCGGGCACAAGCAGGACCTACAGATGCTCTGAATTTCTACCACATTAATGCACAAGTATACACATACAGATCAATCCAATTTCTAGCACAGTAATGCACAAGTATACACCTACCTACTTCATCAAGCTATGTGTATTGTGGAATGCACCTCACTAAACATTGAATGCTCTTCCTCAGTGGTGCAAGTGGAAACTCGGACAGCATCTGGCTAACAGTTTCCCGCGGTGATCTTTATAGACCAGGAGAAGGGCATCCGACTTCTCCAATTGTTCTCTCAGCCGAACCATAACCTGCGCACTCAAAACAGCATTCCAGCCAGACTGGTTGCCAGGGACAGACAAGCCCAATGGACGAGCAATGTCAGCCAAAGCATTTTCCTTTTCCCGAGACACCAGCAGACCAATATCATATAGCGAAGGGAACATGGAGCTCCGACAACGTAGGTAACCACACACTGTCAATGGTATACCTGTTCGGGTGCCGCTGCGCTGCACCATACGACAGAGGCTTGCAATACATTCTGCTCCCTCATAGGTGGCCCATATTATTCTTTCATCATTAATCAGGTTGCATCTGTGAATGAGTTCAACAAATTTTGGAAAGTGAATGTACTTGGCGGCATCAGTGTCAATGGACTCGGATACGTGGAATCTCCACCACCTTCCCATTGGAAGCTGCCCAGTGTAGCTGACAAGAGCTAGTGAGATTTCATAGTGTCCCACAGCAGTGAGTGCCTCCACCATGAGCTCAAAACAACCTTGCAAATGTTCATGGAAGAGCCTGTGACCTAGTGCTGGACTGAAGCAAACATCTACTCCCACAATATAGTAGTTGCTCTGCACTGCTTGTGCAATAACAGCTGCTTCTCTATCAAAATTGTCACGCCAAACCTCGATTTCCTGGAGATTGGCATGTCCCATGGGGAGGGCTTTACTGATGATGTGATCGACATCATATAATCCACAGAGAACCCCCCTCAATGGTTGTATGCTGTCAATTCCGAGGCGCCTCCTCAGCTCAAAAAAACAGTCCAGTGTAAGGAGGGCATCCGATCCACTTGAGTGCCTGTTGCCGGTCCGCTGAACATTGATCTTATCTGCCAACCAGTCAAGACTGCCTGCATCTTTACCAAATAGAATCCTCGACAATACCCGAACATCATAGAGTTGGGGTAGAGAGCAGGTATACCTCCTCATATGTTCAACAAGGGTAGCTGGCAAGAAATTTCTGACCAGATTTAACAGAAATGCGACATCATAGTCTCCCTGGAAGAAAACCCAGGTCACCTCCCGGTCATAAAACCTATCAAACTCATTCAGTAACCAATCCGCTAGCTGTGCGGGAGGGACCCCACCAGTGTTGTGGGCGTCAAGATTATGTTTTTGATTGGTTAGAAACTTGATCGTGTCTTTGTTGTACGGCCGGCTATTGACATCAACTTGCAGATTTATCTCATTCACACGAACTGCTTCAGGGGGGGAGTCGGTATCAAGAGAAATGGCCAGCCCTAGTTGAAGAACATCCCCTCCATTGACCAAATCGCAAACATTGCTATACCACTTAGTCATTGTTCCTGGGCGAACTTGGTTCCCTTCTGTACTCATAAATTCCATATCCAGTGCAATTGTGACACTTCCCTGTTGCAGAAGTAGCCGAAGCCCCTCCAGCTCTTCCTCAGAATTTTCATGCCAGACTGGGCGGATTAGCATCGGGACAGCGCCTGCTGTGCCTGGCAGCGCCTGGCATGTGAGGCCGCGTGCCGCGCTGGGCAGCGATGCTGTCCCGACTTCCTCGTAGGACTGGCACTGGGAATCACTTGTTGTGCCGGGCACTGACAGTGTCTCAGAAGATGAACGGACTGGATAGATGATGTCATGATAATTCCCCGAGTATAATAACAAGATCACATGAACAACAGGAACTCCCTGACCAGTGTAGATATCTTGAGCAGGTCCACCATTCAGATGCTTCACTCTCAGTGGTATCTCTAGGGCTGTTGCCAAAGCCATTACTGCAAGATGATCTGCCCACTCACCACATGGAATGACATTTTGAAAGCACCACTGCATGTAGAGGGGTAATAAGGTAAAATAGGTATAAAGTGCTAGGTGTCAAGTGTACAAGAAAATTTTGGTTGATGTAAGTGTAATCAAAGTGATGTTCGTAAGTACACTGACATCTTGCAGATTATAAGTTTCTCCCAGATCAGCTATTAAAGGCTCGAAGTAGTCACTGTGCGAGCATATCCAGACAGCTGCtactaatctgagaaaaacaaaAACTAACAAACAAATTGCGTCAGAACCATCAAGAAGGGTGAACTGAATGAAACAGTTCAAGACTGTTTCTCTCACTTGGTTGCATTATTGTGTCCGAGTTGAAGAACTCCAGAAGTTTATCCTCACAATAGCTAAAAAGGATGTTAAACTAGTTAGACAGGATGCATTTGGACACAATATTTTGCTACAATCACAGAAATCAAACGTATCAAAAACCTGCTACTTGATGCTGAGGTATCCCTCTGTCTCTTCCATTTCATTACGTTTTTTATCAGCTTCTCAAATGCCTGAAAGAAGCAATGACTCAGATAAGTCACATTTGATAATCACTAACAGCTGGTAGTTTGCACCCAGAAAGGAGTTCAACTAGCAGTTGCGATAATGCTTACAAGATATTAAAATACAACTAGGTtatcttgccttggaagcttcaGTTGTTGATCATCTACTACAGTAATACCATAATAAGAAACGGCCCATGTGTGTCATACCAATATTTAATGATGCATATAATTATATTCTTCTAGATTATGTTTTCTCATTAGTGGCGTTGATCTGCATAAACATATAATTACAGTGCATTATGTACAATTGGTTGTTAAGGCACAAGGTTTAAGACTGATGGCACGCCAATAGTGTTTAGGTCCTGCAAACGGTAAAACAGAGATAGTGAGATGCCAGAACCAGCTCCAGTTAATCAAGTATAGTGCAACTTGAAGAGAATCATCCCTTACAAACATGTTTATCTGAGAGAAAAAACAAATATGTAGAAGGCGAGGGCTTACTTTGCGGCTCACAGAAAATCTGGAGGTCCATGTCAGATGTGCATATCTACTAGCTACTCTTTCAATTGCATCAAGGACACGGTCTTCCTCACTTGTATCCTGCCTATCAAGAACTTGCTCCTGTTGTTCATTAGAATAAACAAAGATAATTCAGTAACTAAAGCACTAAACATCCATCATATGCTAAGTACAGGGAGGGCAATTACAAGGTAGGAAAATATGAAGCTCCTGTAGAAACAATCCCCATCTCCACGGACTGGCCTAAATTCTGAGTAGGCCTCCTGAAGGTTCATCACATTCAAATAACCTTGTCCTGACATAGACTGATCAACTGGATCACTGTAATAATGCTCAAGCGCTTCATTCATTGGAATCGTCTGCACCAGACATACAAACAAGGGAATCCATGTTACACTTATTAGAATATGGGAACGACATAACTAAAATGTGACGGCAATTTGTGTTTGGTTCCAGTTTTCCTAGTTCCATGTTATCAAAAAAAGAAGTTCTAAACCAAGCGACCAATAGACATTATCCCTTCATTGAATGGTATCACAAGGTGAACAGCATTACAGGGGGGGTTCAGGATTCATCACAATCCAGAGTAACACAGAATTTAGAATGTAAGACGTTAACATCAAACATCTACAGTACAACATTTAACATTATCAGACGCTAAAAGGATCAAACCTGCCAATTCACATATGCCCCAGTTATCCTCCTTTCTTTTCTTCCAATAATCTGTTCCACGAGAAAATGGTTAAGGTCAGTTATATCTTCAGAACTACAAGGAAACCCCGATCCGAAAAGAAGTCCAACTTCCGTAGACAAAGAAAACAAGAACGATCGAAAATACGAATGACCAATCCAGGAAGAACAAGACAGAACATGTTATCACCTGCTTCTCTGTATCCTCCCATCGACTAACTGCGTTCCCGGAGACAGATGAGTCGACCTCGGCCCCGCAGGAAGAACTGCTGCCAGAGCTCGAACAGGGGTGTGGCGGGGAGTAAATTGCGAGATTCTTGCCCTTTCGGTacgccaccgccgcggagctcggccCGCCCGTGCCACCGCTGCTTCCGTCTCCGTCTCCGGGCTTCTCGCGGATTTGCAGCAGGGTGGTGCAGCTTCCGACGCGCAGGGTAGCGGGAGGTGGCCGAGAGGAGAGTTCATCGTCTCCGGCATCGGCTGCCGCGGCGCGGGGCGCCCCACTGGCGGAGGGCGAGGAGCAGGACGCAGTGCGCGGCGCCCCATTGGCGGAGGGcgaggaggacgcggcggcggtggACTCAACCGGTTCTTGGTTTAGGTTGTACTTGTCCGGTTCGGCCGCCATGGCGGGCGGGAAGGGGGGAATTCGCCGAAGGACCGGTTCGCAAGAATTCAGCGGAGGAGGACGGGTTCGCAAGAATTCAGCGGAGGAGGACTGGTTCGCAAGAGTTAAATACACAATGCGGTCCTTTGCTTGCTCGCAAAACTCATATTTAGTCCTCGTACTCACAGAACGGAGGCCTACTCAGAATTTAGGcctactagaagaacgcccgtgcgttgcaacggggtcacattaactttaagagttcaatattatttaatatactcatacatatcaagtgacattagcgaccttttttaccatcaaattctcacacacactctctctccccctctcccctctctctctaacacacacacacatatccatcttattggatacgcgaccataatccatctatttcacacaggcgctagtgcataacaatatagattatgtgtattatatttgccgccACAACtgaggaattaatttcatgtaaatgggtcagccacagctccaagaatacgtgGAGGAGGTGGCACGGGTCGGCATCGACGCCGTCCGGCGCACGCCACGAGCCCGCTTCCAAGTGCGTCTGCGCGCCGGGCACCCACGCCGGATCCTTCAAGTGccgcttccaccgcaccaactcctagggccagggaagccgcccttcttcgcccccttcacggccgcggccaacgcggtgccgcggcacccggcctcgccgtcctcgtccCCCGGCACCGTCGCGACCCAGTGACGCAGCCCAAGAATCGAcctcgagaatcaagaacgctcgacaacgaagagggaagggaagatcatatacatgtcataagaaagggagtttatttactgctccctcgatgtattgtttcctttgtttggagattgattaccatccgtgagttaaggtaaggttaatgtgattgagcgacttttctgaaaatcaattatttgttttctaattaatgtgattgagtgatttaaggtaaggttaattaatttagatttgatctttagagattgttcgtgattgattctacattaccaaataacttgcgccagtatggaaagttctgatctttTCAGATTTCTttcattgtgtgagagggtgacgcgaaaataaaccgatgaagtgggaggaggggacgaaaaaaatctacaaaaaaaccagcgaaggtgggaggaggtagCAAAAAAATCATAGGAGGTGGGACGAATGACATAATTAGTAAACAATTTCAGCAACAAAAGGATAAACAAATTGGATTTTTAAAACAAAACCTGCACCTGCACAAGTGGCTCACTCTTCACTTTTTGACAAAAAACTTCCGAATAGCAATCTTGGTGAGTGATCTCGACCGGGTTCGATTGGCATGGCGTGTCGTTCCTCCAGGagtgggtgctgagaggaaggatGGTGAACCACCATTGTCAATCGACCGGAGCTGCATCGTCATTTGGATCAGAGCATGGACGAAATCGAGATGGTAGAGGTTGAGGAATTTGTAGGACGTGAGGGTTTAGGGTGGGCATcacgagaactcacccatatcttgagagacggcagacccgaggtgcagtcatgttcgtgcttcaggggctgccacgtgctgtcctcgccgccatcgcctgtcgatgccacttcagcgccacgagcatgggactgagggacgaagggaagagaagggaaggaagcgagctaatgacgtacctatgtttggtatgtaataccctccatt
This window encodes:
- the LOC119295105 gene encoding uncharacterized protein LOC119295105 gives rise to the protein MKWKRQRDTSASSSSYCEDKLLEFFNSDTIMQPIFVFLRLVAAVWICSHSDYFEPLIADLGETYNLQDWCFQNVIPCGEWADHLAVMALATALEIPLRVKHLNGGPAQDIYTGQGVPVVHVILLLYSGNYHDIIYPVRSSSETLSVPGTTSDSQCQSYEEVGTASLPSAARGLTCQALPGTAGAVPMLIRPVWHENSEEELEGLRLLLQQGSVTIALDMEFMSTEGNQVRPGTMTKWYSNVCDLVNGGDVLQLGLAISLDTDSPPEAVRVNEINLQVDVNSRPYNKDTIKFLTNQKHNLDAHNTGGVPPAQLADWLLNEFDRFYDREVTWVFFQGDYDVAFLLNLVRNFLPATLVEHMRRYTCSLPQLYDVRVLSRILFGKDAGSLDWLADKINVQRTGNRHSSGSDALLTLDCFFELRRRLGIDSIQPLRGVLCGLYDVDHIISKALPMGHANLQEIEVWRDNFDREAAVIAQAVQSNYYIVGVDVCFSPALGHRLFHEHLQGCFELMVEALTAVGHYEISLALVSYTGQLPMGRWWRFHVSESIDTDAAKYIHFPKFVELIHRCNLINDERIIWATYEGAECIASLCRMVQRSGTRTGIPLTVCGYLRCRSSMFPSLYDIGLLVSREKENALADIARPLGLSVPGNQSGWNAVLSAQVMVRLREQLEKSDALLLVYKDHRGKLLARCCPSFHLHH
- the LOC119292521 gene encoding uncharacterized protein LOC119292521 translates to MAAEPDKYNLNQEPVESTAAASSSPSANGAPRTASCSSPSASGAPRAAAADAGDDELSSRPPPATLRVGSCTTLLQIREKPGDGDGSSGGTGGPSSAAVAYRKGKNLAIYSPPHPCSSSGSSSSCGAEVDSSVSGNAVSRWEDTEKQIIGRKERRITGAYVNWQTIPMNEALEHYYSDPVDQSMSGQGYLNVMNLQEAYSEFRPVRGDGDCFYRSFIFSYLEQVLDRQDTSEEDRVLDAIERVASRYAHLTWTSRFSVSRKDLNTIGVPSVLNLVP